A portion of the Cryptomeria japonica chromosome 5, Sugi_1.0, whole genome shotgun sequence genome contains these proteins:
- the LOC131876276 gene encoding receptor kinase-like protein Xa21 translates to MSALLSLLLMLSVFLISALPHSLNNLSHHHHHQQELLLRFKAAVSKNGTSLADWTPLHPFLCNWTGVTCHSSFHTVRAINLTLMSLNGTISPVLGNLSSLRSIDLSGNYLTGTIPPQLGQLPHLRTLLLYGNQLKGTIPPTLSACRNLHFLALSYNQLHGSIPPELSLLTNLKYLYLASNILTGTIPPSFENLSALVILDLGMNELYGTIPWEIGDKLSNLVSIYLNGKSA, encoded by the coding sequence ATGTCTGCTCTTTTGTCGTTGCTTTTAATGCTTTCCGTATTTTTGATATCCGCTCTTCCACATTCTCTCAACAATCTCtctcatcaccaccaccaccaacaAGAATTGCTCTTGAGATTCAAGGCCGCCGTTTCCAAGAACGGCACTTCTCTGGCCGACTGGACTCCCCTTCACCCCTTCTTGTGCAACTGGACTGGTGTTACTTGTCACTCGTCTTTTCACACTGTCCGTGCCATCAATTTAACCCTAATGAGTTTAAACGGCACCATCTCTCCTGTCCTGGGGAATCTCTCCTCTCTTCGATCCATAGATCTCTCCGGCAATTACCTCACTGGTACCATTCCACCCCAACTCGGCCAGCTCCCACATCTACGGACACTCTTGTTGTACGGCAATCAATTAAAAGGAACCATTCCGCCCACTCTCTCCGCTTGCCGCAATTTGCATTTTCTGGCACTCTCCTATAACCAACTGCATGGCAGCATTCCGCCTGAGCTGAGTCTTCTCACAAATTTGAAGTACCTCTACTTGGCCTCAAACATTCTCACGGGTACCATTCCGCCCTCTTTCGAAAATCTCTCTGCCTTAGTCATATTGGATTTGGGTATGAATGAGCTCTACGGCACCATTCCATGGGAAATTGGTGACAAGCTCTCCAATTTGGTATCCATTTACTTAAATGGGAAATCAGCTTAG
- the LOC131067388 gene encoding putative leucine-rich repeat receptor-like serine/threonine-protein kinase At2g24130 produces the protein MISGSIPQQIVNLTNLTFLDLRNNLLSGTIPSGIKRLHELEILLLDGNKLEGSIPSEIGQMQHLGFLSLTHNQLSGKIPDSLCNSQQLRRLFLHHNNLSGEIPVSLEGCQKLELLDLSYNKLGGRIPREVIASLKNLQFYLNLSWNSLQGPLPQEMSKIVMAQAIDISGNQLTGTIPNSVGDYTALEHLNLSHNAFVGPLPDSLSELKNLQEMDLSFNHLSGRIPEAGIFPNRIVVILFMGNPGLCGPKNYSLPPCSNLTDEKFSLLKKIVFPVVGIIVLVLCFFILGMLWRHKLLRQLVRPSSFIFQRLSYPKFSYQDLVIATSDFDESNLLGVGSFGSVYKGILRDGKIIAIKTLNLQNEEALKSFRSECKLLGRIRHRNLARIISAFFYPELKGLVLEFACNGSLERHLHLERDDEEFCQFGLRECLRIAVDVAHGMEYLHHDCPLQIVHCDLNSSNVLLDANMTALVTDFGISRLTSINSVDSLSTTTFALKGSIGYIAPEYGLGGNVTRGDVYSYGILILEMITRKRPSDEMFVGDMSLQKWVRLAFLDRLADIVDNGLWRDVNENMEDKKCLISFIHVGLLCSSESPRERPSIRDVANALESLKTSLMGDEAASNLRATISELLANTNPTETLASDSQSSTF, from the exons ATGATAAGCGGAAGCATACCACAACAGATTGTCAATCTGACAAACTTAACTTTCTTAGATCTACGCAATAATCTTTTGAGCGGCACCATTCCATCTGGAATTAAAAGACTCCATGAGTTGGAAATTTTGCTTTTGGATGGGAACAAATTAGAAGGAAGCATTCCAAGTGAGATAGGTCAAATGCAACATCTCGGATTCTTAAGTCTTACACACAACCAGTTATCTGGTAAAATACCAGATTCTCTTTGTAACTCGCAGCAGCTGAGACGTCTTTTTCTTCACCACAACAATTTATCAGGGGAGATCCCTGTTAGTTTGGAGGGATGTCAGAAGTTGGAGCTCCTTGACTTATCTTACAATAAACTAGGGGGGAGGATACCTCGTGAAGTCATCGCCAGCCTCAAAAACCTGCAATTCTACCTCAACCTTTCATGGAATTCTCTGCAAGGGCCATTGCCACAGGAGATGAGTAAAATTGTAATGGCTCAAGCCATAGATATATCTGGAAATCAACTCACTGGGACCATTCCAAATTCTGTAGGAGACTACACAGCATTAGAGCATCTAAATCTATCCCACAACGCCTTTGTGGGTCCACTACCAGATTCACTCTCCGAATTGAAAAATCTCCAAGAAATGGATCTCTCTTTCAATCATTTGTCAGGGCGGATTCCAGAAGCAGGGATATTTCCAAATAGAATTGTTGTGATACTGTTTATGGGAAACCCCGGTCTGTGTGGCCCAAAAAATTATTCATTGCCTCCATGCTCAAATCTGACAGATGAAAAATTCTCTCTGCTAAAAAAAATAGTGTTCCCTGTTGTTGGAATCATTGTACTTGTATTATGCTTCTTCATCTTAGGAATGCTATGGCGGCATAAACTTTTAAGGCAGCTAGTCCGCCCCTCAAGCTTTATTTTTCAGAGGCTCAGCTATCCAAAATTTTCTTATCAAGATCTTGTCATTGCAACATCTGACTTTGATGAGTCAAACTTGCTTGGAGTGGGTAGCTTTGGATCAGTCTACAAAGGCATCTTGAGGGATGGTAAGATAATTGCCATCAAGACCCTTAATTTGCAAAATGAAGAAGCTCTTAAGAGTTTCAGAAGCGAGTGCAAGCTGTTAGGGAGGATTCGCCACCGTAACCTCGCCAGAATCATTAGTGCTTTTTTCTACCCTGAATTGAAAGGTTTGGTTCTTGAATTTGCCTGTAATGGAAGCTTGGAAAGACATTTGCACCTTGAAAGGGATGATGAGGAATTTTGTCAATTTGGATTGAGAGAGTGTTTGAGAATTGCTGTAGATGTAGCCCACGGCATGGAATATTTACATCATGATTGTCCTCTACAAATTGTGCACTGTGATTTAAATTCTAGCAATGTGCTCTTGGATGCCAACATGACAGCCCTTGTCACTGATTTTGGTATATCCCGTTTAACTAGTATAAATTCTGTAGATTCATTGAGTACAACAACATTTGCACTCAAAGGATCCATTGGATATATTGCCCCAG AGTATGGATTGGGTGGGAATGTTACCAGGGGAGATGTTTATAGTTATGGAATCCTAATATTGGAGATGATTACAAGGAAGAGGCCAAGTGATGAGATGTTTGTGGGAGACATGAGCTTGCAAAAGTGGGTGAGATTGGCTTTTCTAGACAGATTAGCAGATATTGTTGATAACGGGCTATGGAGAGATGTGAATGAAAACATGGAGGACAAGAAATGTCTTATTTCTTTCATTCATGTTGGTTTGCTTTGTAGTAGTGAATCGCCAAGAGAAAGACCTTCCATAAGAGATGTAGCCAATGCCTTGGAGAGCCTCAAGACGTCTTTGATGGGAGATGAAGCTGCTTCCAATTTAAGAGCCACCATATCAGAACTCCTGGCCAATACCAATCCCACAGAAACATTGGCATCTGACAGTCAAAGTTCTACATTTTAG